A portion of the Pedobacter cryoconitis genome contains these proteins:
- a CDS encoding DUF5677 domain-containing protein: MNTKPVFELHPGLDHLDSLEKNTLNNYSQGIDELVNYGTHVLSWGLDATDGGDEIIPQLMIFRNILENLDAISVLVRAGSIDPCKSLLRVVLESVLNLEFMFQGEIERNGLAFLICNYHSENKLTEKLTPGKEQFKQLRRKLRADRSLPDDMLPPTIAGLPAHRENLKNLIAHPLYEKVEAEYQRTIASGIRNPAWYQLFGGPPTIEQLAEKLSHQGFYEVLYRGWSGSIHGEDILKGKFGMEDGHFTISQIRLLTDTKTVTQFACSLGLIAYRAYISHRMPHREIDVAEWYLAFSPFYQSLL; encoded by the coding sequence ATGAACACTAAGCCTGTTTTTGAGCTCCATCCCGGCTTGGATCACCTTGATTCGTTGGAAAAGAACACATTAAATAACTATTCACAAGGAATAGATGAGCTTGTTAACTACGGCACACATGTGCTGAGCTGGGGACTTGATGCCACTGATGGGGGAGATGAGATAATTCCCCAGCTGATGATCTTCCGCAACATTTTGGAAAACCTCGATGCCATTTCGGTACTGGTCCGGGCCGGTTCGATTGATCCCTGCAAAAGCCTGCTCCGTGTGGTGCTCGAATCGGTACTGAACCTGGAATTTATGTTCCAGGGAGAGATAGAGCGAAACGGGCTGGCCTTTCTGATTTGCAATTACCACAGTGAAAACAAGCTCACCGAGAAGCTTACGCCCGGAAAAGAGCAGTTTAAACAGCTTCGCCGCAAACTCCGGGCAGACCGGTCACTACCCGATGACATGCTGCCACCGACCATTGCCGGCCTACCTGCACACAGGGAAAACCTAAAAAACCTCATTGCCCATCCCCTGTATGAAAAAGTCGAGGCCGAATACCAGCGCACCATAGCTTCTGGTATACGAAATCCTGCTTGGTATCAGTTATTTGGTGGTCCGCCGACCATCGAACAGCTTGCCGAAAAACTCAGTCATCAGGGTTTTTATGAAGTGCTCTACCGGGGCTGGTCGGGATCCATCCATGGTGAAGATATTCTCAAGGGAAAATTCGGCATGGAGGACGGACACTTCACCATTTCCCAGATCCGTTTGCTCACCGACACCAAAACCGTTACCCAATTTGCCTGTTCACTTGGTCTGATTGCCTATAGGGCATATATCAGCCATCGCATGCCACATCGTGAAATCGATGTGGCTGAATGGTACCTTGCCTTTAGCCCGTTTTACCAAAGCCTGCTATAA
- a CDS encoding DUF5677 domain-containing protein, whose product MKEIKDIDLPSIIVEARKVAAYGDENLAQLAGRCPEKQLLQDYYLGMIRRQVILLNDIATLLEHTTHHNITGVFVLCRCLLDDFLHVFYFKLDVDEQEAIIALNADVHRQAFLALRILVDSNHKHFEGKYPYYQTIEEFEALIENFKHRAENEVFFFDKDRFRFKRFKTLTEIATSITDFELSKLSQRAYYSWKDTSEFVHYSNATFERELTREDDDHNLKAIEEVILYAYNTIELSFRYFTKRERLELLVDEELKERYAIKYSNN is encoded by the coding sequence ATGAAAGAAATAAAAGACATCGACCTGCCAAGCATCATTGTCGAAGCCCGAAAAGTTGCCGCTTATGGCGATGAGAACCTTGCCCAGCTCGCTGGTCGGTGCCCTGAAAAACAGCTTCTTCAGGACTATTACCTGGGCATGATCAGACGCCAGGTGATTCTGCTCAACGATATTGCCACGCTGCTTGAACATACGACCCATCACAACATTACCGGTGTTTTTGTACTCTGCCGCTGTCTGCTGGACGATTTCCTTCATGTTTTTTACTTCAAGCTCGATGTGGATGAACAGGAAGCTATAATAGCCCTCAATGCTGATGTACACCGACAAGCATTTCTTGCCCTTCGCATCCTTGTGGATTCCAACCACAAACATTTTGAAGGCAAGTATCCCTACTACCAAACCATTGAAGAGTTTGAAGCATTAATCGAAAACTTTAAGCACCGAGCGGAAAACGAAGTTTTCTTTTTCGATAAAGACAGGTTCCGTTTTAAACGGTTCAAAACCTTAACCGAAATTGCCACAAGCATCACGGATTTTGAACTCAGTAAGCTCAGCCAACGTGCCTATTATTCCTGGAAGGATACCTCCGAATTTGTACATTATTCCAATGCAACATTTGAAAGGGAACTGACCAGAGAGGACGATGATCATAACCTGAAAGCGATCGAAGAGGTCATCCTTTACGCCTATAACACCATCGAGCTATCCTTCCGTTATTTTACCAAGCGGGAAAGGCTGGAACTTCTGGTGGATGAGGAGCTGAAAGAGCGCTATGCCATCAAATACAGTAATAACTAA
- the tnpC gene encoding IS66 family transposase, translating to MGEVIDYKKLYEDSQREKAVLERNYAFEKNSWDQQRAELMASLDKLRRQLFGISADNRVKLALPGQMELFTLEAPVAVVEQAAEELGKEIKAGQKEDKAPRTAKRMVLPAHLERREVIIDPQGDLSDYKLIGSEQTEVLVIEPIRMWVKCIIRRKWALKDSHDVTKPGILEALAPSRTVKRGLFDESVLAFLLISKYIYHLPLYRIRQMFAREGIPISASTLSDNVTVVCKALQPIYNALKKEVLGSLYLQSDETTYKVLQGGKKGSCHNGYMWAFHSPPSGLLFFQYCNSREHVHPKKMLQDFHGVLQTDGYPAYGTALAGNERVKQLFCMCHIRRKFDESADNDLPRAKHAVQEIAAMYAIEKHIREASPAMAEDAIVQLRLKEVKPILERMKLWMIAEYPKVLPKSPIGKAMAYALKLWDNMHYYTLHGHLQLDTNSIENAMRPIALGRRNHLFSGTHDTAQNAAMVYSLFATCKKHGVYPQNWITDVLYKINDPEYEGKYSDLMPQRWKNSQM from the coding sequence GTGGGAGAAGTGATCGACTATAAAAAGCTATATGAGGACAGCCAGCGCGAGAAAGCCGTACTGGAAAGAAACTATGCGTTTGAAAAAAACTCCTGGGATCAGCAGCGGGCAGAGTTAATGGCCAGTCTGGACAAGTTGCGCAGGCAGCTGTTCGGCATCAGCGCTGATAACCGCGTTAAACTTGCCCTCCCCGGTCAGATGGAGCTATTCACCCTGGAAGCGCCCGTAGCGGTGGTAGAACAGGCAGCAGAGGAGTTGGGCAAAGAGATCAAAGCTGGGCAGAAAGAAGACAAGGCACCACGGACAGCAAAACGTATGGTGTTGCCTGCCCACCTGGAACGCAGGGAAGTGATCATTGATCCACAAGGCGATTTAAGTGATTACAAACTCATCGGTAGTGAGCAGACTGAGGTACTGGTTATCGAACCGATCAGGATGTGGGTGAAATGTATCATTCGTCGCAAATGGGCACTTAAAGATAGCCACGATGTCACCAAGCCGGGTATTCTGGAAGCACTTGCTCCCTCAAGAACAGTAAAAAGAGGTCTGTTCGACGAATCTGTACTGGCTTTTCTTTTGATCAGCAAATATATTTATCACCTACCATTGTACCGGATCCGGCAAATGTTTGCCAGGGAAGGCATTCCCATATCAGCTTCCACCTTATCAGATAATGTGACGGTAGTCTGCAAAGCACTTCAGCCTATTTATAATGCGTTAAAAAAAGAAGTACTGGGAAGTTTATACCTGCAGTCTGATGAAACTACTTATAAGGTGCTTCAGGGAGGCAAAAAAGGCAGTTGTCATAACGGTTATATGTGGGCTTTTCATTCCCCACCCTCGGGATTGCTCTTCTTTCAATACTGTAATAGCCGTGAACATGTGCATCCAAAAAAGATGTTGCAGGACTTCCATGGTGTACTGCAAACTGACGGATACCCGGCATATGGAACGGCATTGGCAGGAAATGAGCGGGTAAAACAGCTTTTCTGCATGTGTCATATCCGCCGAAAATTCGACGAGTCTGCTGATAACGACCTGCCCAGGGCAAAACACGCTGTCCAGGAGATCGCAGCAATGTATGCGATAGAAAAGCATATTAGGGAGGCATCACCGGCTATGGCAGAGGATGCCATTGTACAACTAAGGCTCAAAGAAGTGAAACCGATATTAGAAAGAATGAAGCTGTGGATGATAGCAGAGTATCCTAAAGTATTGCCCAAAAGTCCGATTGGAAAGGCTATGGCATATGCACTTAAACTTTGGGACAATATGCATTATTATACTTTACATGGCCATTTACAATTAGACACCAATAGTATTGAGAATGCCATGAGACCAATCGCGCTTGGTCGGCGTAACCACTTGTTCAGCGGAACACATGATACAGCCCAGAATGCAGCTATGGTATATTCGCTCTTTGCTACCTGCAAAAAGCATGGTGTATATCCGCAAAATTGGATAACTGATGTGCTTTACAAAATCAATGACCCAGAATATGAAGGGAAATATAGCGATCTCATGCCGCAACGCTGGAAAAACTCCCAGATGTAA
- the tnpB gene encoding IS66 family insertion sequence element accessory protein TnpB (TnpB, as the term is used for proteins encoded by IS66 family insertion elements, is considered an accessory protein, since TnpC, encoded by a neighboring gene, is a DDE family transposase.), which translates to MLSLSSAYHYYIYRGITDFRCGMDSLSGIVRRELERDPLSGDIYIFFNRRRNQVKLLHFEGDGFALYQKRLERGTYELPSGTSQDSIRLSSEALLLILRGIRLDSVRRRKRYSLAGQG; encoded by the coding sequence ATGCTTTCCCTTTCATCAGCCTATCATTATTACATTTACCGGGGGATTACCGATTTCCGTTGCGGCATGGACTCCTTGAGTGGGATCGTGCGCAGAGAACTTGAGCGGGATCCGCTGAGCGGTGATATTTATATCTTTTTCAACCGCAGACGTAATCAGGTCAAGCTGCTCCACTTTGAAGGGGATGGTTTTGCCCTTTACCAGAAACGTCTGGAACGTGGCACCTATGAACTGCCTTCTGGTACCAGCCAGGACAGTATCCGTTTAAGTAGCGAAGCCCTGCTGCTGATCTTGCGGGGCATCCGGCTGGACAGTGTTCGTCGGCGCAAAAGATATTCGCTGGCTGGGCAGGGTTAA
- the tnpA gene encoding IS66 family insertion sequence element accessory protein TnpA, translating to MDTTRNNLHAQMYAHYCNWEASGQSQIGYCNSEGLSFFKFNYWVRKLRSEAKPITPSASGFVAVEVAPSGMPIFEISHKNGHRISFYQTIEVSFIKELLG from the coding sequence ATGGATACGACAAGAAACAATTTACACGCACAAATGTATGCTCATTATTGCAACTGGGAGGCTAGCGGACAGAGTCAGATAGGTTATTGCAATTCTGAGGGCCTATCTTTTTTCAAGTTTAACTACTGGGTGCGCAAACTACGCAGTGAGGCCAAGCCCATCACACCATCAGCTTCCGGCTTTGTCGCTGTAGAAGTAGCGCCTTCAGGCATGCCTATTTTCGAAATCAGCCATAAAAATGGTCACCGGATCAGTTTTTACCAGACCATTGAGGTTAGTTTTATTAAGGAACTTCTGGGCTGA
- a CDS encoding nucleotide pyrophosphohydrolase, which produces MKNWEDLKNILVEFRNERDWERFHNPKDLALALSIEVSELNELFLWKKSEEADVEKIKDELADVFAYAILLAEKYNLDINEIVSNKVLKNAEKYPVDKAKGTSKKYNEL; this is translated from the coding sequence ATGAAAAATTGGGAAGATTTAAAGAATATTTTAGTAGAATTCAGGAATGAGAGAGATTGGGAGCGGTTTCATAACCCTAAAGATTTAGCTTTAGCACTATCTATAGAAGTGTCTGAGTTAAATGAACTTTTTCTATGGAAGAAATCGGAAGAAGCGGATGTAGAGAAAATCAAAGATGAATTGGCTGATGTATTTGCGTATGCAATCTTGCTTGCTGAAAAGTACAATCTGGATATTAACGAAATCGTTTCCAATAAAGTCCTGAAAAATGCAGAGAAATATCCTGTAGATAAAGCCAAAGGAACATCTAAAAAATATAACGAACTATGA
- a CDS encoding DUF4280 domain-containing protein — protein MAQKITEGALVQCDKEVKPSKLKVSSQDFCHAEDKLIATEEDKQAEVNVPNFGICAVTRSKCVPSIIKWGNPTSKDEINGFKILTEASTCQCAVGGKIVVQHKGHNEKHDAS, from the coding sequence ATGGCGCAAAAAATTACTGAAGGTGCATTAGTGCAATGCGATAAAGAAGTAAAACCGAGTAAGCTAAAGGTTAGTAGTCAAGATTTTTGTCATGCTGAGGATAAATTGATAGCTACTGAAGAAGATAAACAAGCAGAAGTCAATGTACCTAATTTTGGGATCTGTGCTGTTACAAGAAGTAAATGTGTGCCTTCAATTATAAAATGGGGTAATCCTACTTCAAAAGATGAGATTAATGGTTTTAAGATACTAACTGAAGCTTCCACTTGCCAATGTGCTGTTGGTGGTAAAATAGTGGTGCAACACAAAGGGCATAATGAAAAACACGATGCATCGTAG
- a CDS encoding RagB/SusD family nutrient uptake outer membrane protein — protein MKKIYTLLLATLLISNTSCKKYLDVVPSEYSSENDVFNNINLAEQALARLYNALPNELTAYYTAATDESYHHWFDNGEAIDAYKYNLGSWSVNDNPLGNWSGKYQDIRRANIFIARIDGVPVPLDRESYYAIWKPRYKAEARFVRAQFYFELFKRYGAVPLITTAKDVNPDKLEDTQVARNAVDEVVNFISTECDAIAAVLPSTQDAAQTGRITKGAALALKARTLLYAASPLFNGNPLYAGIRNKDGKSLFNPSYDREKWKQAADAAKAVIDLNIYSLYSPNPSNPVQNYAAQFYTRDYSETILPRIIGNSTDIDGNYLPNGAPFKGNGKLTPLQQLIDAYEMKNGYPINITGSGYTTSGFWNGQLWDGLKFQDVTNISNMYKDRDPRFYASIFFQYDVWRFDATKRPVRLAWFGSGNGITDGWATGKPGTNPWGYNIRKFLSPAYDRNANSGTGTRNFPIFRLAEIYLNYAEAMNEYRDTPDQSVYQYLNQVRARVSMPGLPILPDDQTKAGMRKRIQNERRVELAFESHRFWDVRRWMIAEAVDNAPAFGLNARPSAAELQATGLNESSEAAGVAVFYKTVTLQNRVFADKHYLMPIPQTEIDKDPNLVQNYGW, from the coding sequence ATGAAAAAGATATATACTTTACTTTTAGCAACATTATTAATTAGCAACACGTCCTGCAAAAAATACCTGGATGTGGTACCTTCCGAATACTCCAGCGAAAATGATGTTTTTAACAATATCAATCTGGCTGAACAAGCGCTTGCCCGTCTTTACAATGCCTTACCAAACGAGCTAACAGCCTACTATACTGCCGCCACTGATGAAAGCTATCACCATTGGTTTGATAATGGCGAGGCCATAGATGCCTATAAATATAACCTGGGCAGCTGGAGTGTTAATGATAACCCACTGGGCAACTGGTCTGGCAAATACCAGGACATCAGGCGCGCAAATATTTTCATTGCTCGGATTGATGGAGTGCCTGTACCGCTTGATAGAGAGAGCTACTACGCTATCTGGAAACCGCGATATAAAGCCGAAGCCCGTTTTGTGCGTGCACAATTCTACTTTGAATTATTTAAGCGCTATGGTGCTGTGCCTTTAATTACCACCGCCAAAGATGTAAATCCTGATAAACTGGAAGATACACAGGTAGCGCGTAACGCTGTAGATGAAGTAGTAAATTTCATTAGTACTGAATGTGATGCGATTGCTGCGGTTTTACCTTCTACCCAGGATGCCGCGCAAACCGGACGTATTACTAAAGGTGCCGCATTGGCTTTAAAAGCAAGGACACTTTTATATGCTGCCAGTCCGCTGTTTAATGGAAACCCACTTTATGCAGGTATAAGGAATAAAGATGGCAAATCCCTTTTCAATCCATCATACGATAGAGAAAAATGGAAACAAGCTGCGGATGCTGCAAAGGCCGTAATAGACTTGAATATTTATAGCCTGTATAGCCCTAACCCAAGTAATCCTGTACAAAACTATGCTGCGCAATTTTACACCCGCGATTACTCAGAGACTATCCTGCCAAGAATTATAGGTAACTCTACAGACATAGATGGTAATTATCTACCTAACGGAGCCCCATTTAAAGGAAATGGTAAGTTGACTCCGTTACAGCAGCTGATTGATGCTTATGAAATGAAAAATGGTTATCCTATTAATATTACAGGCTCAGGCTATACCACCTCAGGTTTCTGGAACGGACAACTTTGGGATGGCCTTAAATTTCAGGATGTAACTAATATCTCAAACATGTATAAAGACCGCGATCCGCGTTTTTATGCAAGTATTTTTTTTCAGTATGATGTTTGGCGCTTTGATGCTACAAAACGCCCTGTAAGATTGGCATGGTTCGGATCGGGTAACGGAATCACCGATGGCTGGGCTACTGGTAAGCCGGGTACTAACCCATGGGGATATAACATAAGGAAGTTTTTATCGCCTGCTTATGACCGCAATGCTAATTCAGGTACAGGAACAAGAAATTTCCCTATTTTCCGCCTTGCAGAGATCTATCTGAACTATGCCGAAGCGATGAACGAATACCGTGATACACCAGATCAATCGGTTTACCAATATCTTAACCAGGTTCGTGCACGAGTATCGATGCCTGGGCTGCCTATCCTGCCTGATGATCAAACAAAAGCAGGTATGCGCAAGCGTATACAGAATGAGCGCCGGGTTGAGCTTGCTTTTGAAAGCCACCGTTTTTGGGATGTAAGACGATGGATGATTGCTGAAGCCGTAGATAATGCACCCGCATTCGGCTTAAATGCACGCCCGTCTGCAGCTGAATTACAAGCTACAGGCCTCAACGAGAGTAGTGAAGCAGCTGGCGTAGCAGTATTCTACAAAACGGTAACGCTACAGAATCGTGTATTTGCCGATAAGCATTATCTAATGCCTATACCTCAAACGGAGATTGATAAGGATCCAAATCTTGTACAAAATTATGGATGGTAG
- a CDS encoding SusC/RagA family TonB-linked outer membrane protein, translating to MRKLLYKNRESIYPLVGLCVLLISIMTAICLPAKAAINHDAHSHYIATGHMASKNIEVRGTVTDTSGVGLPGVSVTIKGRSGYGALTDVNGGYMVKVPEDATLVYSMMGFLSQEVPVRSREFIAIKLKQNIDLLEDVVVVGYGTQQKNNVTGALTSVSSKELLRTPTASLTNSLAGRLPGLITMQSSGEPGADGSALYIRGFGTYQGKSPLILVDGIENGIDGIDANDVETVSVLKDAAATAVYGMKGANGVVLVTTKRGKTGKPVISLTVQTAAQQPFNVPEYLDSYNALTLFREALNNDGLNANLYTDEYINKFRDRSNPTYQYLYPNVDWTKELIKPYSIMTQSNLNVNGGSSTARYFVSMGYLKQDGLYKYDDLNAYNINAVMNKYNFRSNIDIDLTTLLKLELNLSDIVRDRNYPTETAGAFWSEIRNTPSYLYPLTNPNGSVPGQKDSPANPFGRLTQFGYGRFFENTLSSIVGFTLKMPFITEGLSFRTRFAYDAQNVRNITRQRNYSTYRFIIDEKETDLSKGRYEELTTGDGLLGFKVDANGSRRSTLEAYLNYDRTFKQKHAVSGMLRYNQSQSFLATNTDNGAIAALPYKQLGLVGRANYAYDRRYVVEFDAGYNGSENFMQGRRMGFFPAASVGWILSNEKFLKNSKYLNLLKFRGSYGIIGVDNSVGRFAYLSTWQTGNGSGYQFGAAADGDSYPGAQESASGNSFLTWEKSKKANIGIDLELFKGEIAFTADVFKERRSQILTTASIIPDVSGVQNLPSINAGIVDNKGFEGELTWRKRFGNHNLMIRGSYSYATNRIQYAAEPVYALAYRGLKGTQINEAYGLTALGLFRDKTDIDTSPKQQFGTVRPGDIKYLDRNGDGVINSQDEGYLGQVTTPKSIMGITLSYTYKNFDFNVLFQGATGGKLWLNGTSAWAFSSNSSVLADYLTGRWTTENPDPDAQWPRLASSNNINNNQNSTFWLRSSNYLRLKNAEIGYTLPKAWVKRIGLSNIRTFANSSNIYTWSKMKIFDPERTNGFGDYPQMRVINLGLNVSM from the coding sequence ATGAGAAAACTTTTATATAAAAACAGAGAAAGCATTTACCCGCTCGTCGGTTTATGTGTTTTACTCATCAGCATCATGACGGCTATTTGCTTGCCGGCAAAGGCTGCAATTAACCACGATGCTCATAGTCATTACATAGCCACTGGCCACATGGCATCTAAAAACATTGAAGTGCGTGGTACTGTTACCGATACCAGTGGCGTAGGCTTACCAGGCGTTTCTGTTACCATTAAAGGACGCAGCGGCTACGGTGCCTTAACCGACGTTAATGGCGGATATATGGTCAAAGTACCCGAAGATGCCACACTGGTTTACAGTATGATGGGCTTCCTGAGTCAGGAAGTGCCAGTACGCTCGAGAGAGTTTATCGCCATAAAGCTTAAACAAAATATAGACCTGCTTGAGGATGTGGTGGTGGTGGGCTATGGTACGCAGCAAAAAAACAATGTTACTGGTGCGCTGACATCGGTATCGTCTAAAGAGCTACTGCGCACCCCAACAGCCAGTCTGACCAACAGTCTTGCCGGCCGCCTGCCTGGTTTAATAACCATGCAAAGCAGCGGCGAACCCGGTGCAGATGGATCCGCTTTGTATATCCGCGGTTTTGGCACCTATCAGGGTAAAAGCCCGCTGATACTGGTTGATGGTATTGAGAATGGTATTGATGGGATTGATGCGAATGATGTAGAGACTGTTAGCGTATTGAAGGATGCAGCAGCAACTGCCGTTTACGGGATGAAGGGTGCTAACGGTGTTGTGCTGGTTACTACTAAAAGAGGGAAAACCGGTAAACCGGTCATTTCATTAACTGTGCAAACAGCGGCACAACAACCCTTCAACGTACCTGAATACCTCGATTCATACAATGCTTTAACTTTGTTTCGCGAGGCGTTAAATAACGATGGTTTGAACGCTAACCTTTATACAGATGAATATATCAATAAGTTCCGCGACCGCAGCAATCCAACTTATCAATATTTGTATCCAAATGTTGACTGGACAAAAGAACTGATCAAACCCTATTCCATCATGACCCAGAGTAACCTTAATGTAAATGGTGGTTCGTCAACAGCAAGATATTTTGTGTCAATGGGCTATTTAAAACAGGACGGTTTATACAAGTACGATGACCTGAACGCGTACAACATTAATGCGGTAATGAACAAGTACAATTTCCGGAGTAACATTGATATTGACCTTACCACTTTGCTAAAGCTGGAATTAAACCTTTCAGATATCGTACGCGACAGGAATTATCCTACGGAAACTGCGGGTGCTTTCTGGAGCGAGATACGCAATACGCCATCATACCTATATCCTTTAACCAACCCTAATGGTTCGGTACCTGGCCAGAAAGATTCGCCGGCAAACCCATTTGGCCGTTTGACACAATTTGGATATGGCCGCTTCTTTGAAAACACGCTAAGCTCGATTGTCGGCTTCACGCTGAAAATGCCTTTTATTACCGAGGGTTTAAGCTTCAGGACGCGTTTTGCCTACGATGCACAAAACGTTCGTAACATCACCCGGCAGCGCAATTACTCTACGTACCGCTTTATCATCGATGAAAAAGAAACTGACCTTAGTAAAGGGAGATATGAAGAGTTAACTACTGGCGATGGACTGCTTGGATTTAAGGTCGACGCAAATGGCAGCCGCAGGTCAACACTGGAGGCTTATTTGAACTACGACAGGACCTTTAAGCAAAAACATGCGGTATCAGGCATGTTGCGTTACAACCAGTCGCAAAGTTTCCTGGCGACCAATACTGACAATGGCGCTATTGCTGCACTACCTTACAAGCAATTGGGCTTAGTAGGCCGGGCGAATTACGCGTATGACAGGCGATATGTCGTAGAGTTTGATGCGGGTTACAACGGTTCAGAAAACTTTATGCAAGGTCGCCGCATGGGTTTCTTCCCTGCAGCATCGGTAGGGTGGATATTGTCAAACGAGAAATTCCTGAAAAATTCTAAATATTTAAACCTGTTGAAATTCAGAGGTTCTTACGGTATCATTGGTGTTGATAATAGCGTTGGCCGCTTTGCTTATTTGAGCACCTGGCAAACCGGTAACGGAAGTGGTTATCAGTTTGGTGCTGCAGCTGACGGAGATAGCTATCCCGGTGCTCAGGAAAGTGCTAGCGGTAACTCATTTCTTACCTGGGAGAAGTCCAAAAAAGCCAACATAGGAATTGACCTTGAATTATTTAAAGGTGAAATTGCTTTCACGGCAGATGTCTTTAAAGAAAGGCGTTCGCAGATCTTAACTACTGCTTCCATTATCCCTGATGTTAGTGGTGTACAAAATCTACCATCCATCAATGCAGGTATTGTAGATAACAAAGGTTTTGAAGGTGAGCTTACCTGGCGCAAACGTTTTGGCAATCATAACCTGATGATACGTGGCTCATATTCTTATGCGACCAACCGCATACAATATGCGGCAGAGCCGGTTTATGCTTTGGCTTACCGGGGATTGAAGGGTACCCAGATTAACGAAGCTTATGGTCTTACCGCCCTGGGTTTATTCAGAGATAAGACTGATATTGATACCAGTCCGAAGCAACAGTTTGGCACTGTACGTCCTGGTGACATCAAATATCTTGACCGCAATGGTGATGGTGTGATCAACAGTCAGGATGAGGGATACCTGGGCCAGGTTACTACGCCGAAATCCATCATGGGCATAACCCTTTCCTACACCTATAAAAATTTTGATTTTAACGTATTGTTTCAAGGTGCCACAGGTGGCAAGTTATGGTTAAACGGTACATCGGCCTGGGCTTTCTCCAGCAACAGTTCGGTGCTCGCCGATTACTTAACCGGCCGCTGGACGACTGAAAACCCTGACCCTGATGCACAATGGCCAAGGCTTGCGTCGTCAAACAACATAAATAATAATCAAAATTCAACCTTTTGGCTAAGGTCATCAAATTATCTGCGCCTAAAAAATGCCGAGATAGGTTATACCCTCCCAAAAGCATGGGTTAAACGCATAGGCCTGTCAAACATCCGCACGTTTGCAAATAGCTCCAACATCTACACCTGGTCTAAGATGAAGATTTTTGATCCGGAACGGACCAATGGCTTTGGCGACTATCCGCAAATGCGGGTAATAAATTTAGGATTAAACGTTTCAATGTAA